The Montipora capricornis isolate CH-2021 chromosome 6, ASM3666992v2, whole genome shotgun sequence genome has a window encoding:
- the LOC138051358 gene encoding uncharacterized protein, producing MTSECLSRKRNNSFAIALHSTMLCSSTSINDEDSRISSLGFETPTSLDFLANKCDACGKSFLHSSSYRRHLKTPCRSRKRRRLWLPEESDNDELEDDDVSALLDASLSENIDDCPEFGSVNFMNQESSDETDTTANAEGRPFQEVSESESENNDVPKSSDEDQNDEINTFDDEINEDSSLHWKEEDIQGLMQDLNEPLPDPPYEQPILTRINFLLRWLCCFILYWQVVTRVSDTAVEWLLLFLGKFFESLGNGLDSELLKNLVLFFPTSMYMLHRIAMVQKDDFEKFVVCSKCAKLYHLDECLERKFGTVLPKHCSNILFPLGKAKHCGTKLVNKVILKNGATRFYPVKVYCWKSIISQLESILQRTGIPEVCEQWRTRLVEEDILADVYDGDIWKSFKWKDGSDFFSVERRYGLMLNVDWFQPFKRRSDYSVGVIYFVIMNLPRSERFKFENVILGGIIPALDCEPKLHTFLNPCVDELNGLWKGVRVTTSLSIVPLKVIAALLCVAADIPATRKVCGFVGHSANRACSKCFKFFGGGFKQKKDFSGFSDRLSWPKRDGMTHKRNCEKLLTAKSKAEYARLSRMYGVHLSALTKLEYFDCVRFHVIDPMRNLFLGTAKYVFKLWTENVLSKE from the exons ATGACGTCAGAGTGTTTGTCACGCAAGAGAAACAACTCTTTCGCGATCGCACTTCATAGCACAATGCTGTGTTCGAGCACTAGTATTAATGATGAGGATTCGCGGATTTCTTCTTTGGGTTTCGAAACACCAACCTCTCTTGATTTTCTTGCTAACAAATGCGATGCTTGTGGGAAATCCTTTCTTCATTCATCTTCTTACcgacgtcatttgaaaactcCATGTCGATCCCGAAAGCGACGTCGACTATGGCTTCCTGAGGAAAGTGACAACGACGAACTAGAAGATGATGACGTCTCAGCTTTATTGGATGCTTCTCTGAGTGAAAACATCG ATGATTGTCCAGAATTTGGGAGTGTGAACTTTATGAATCAAGAGTCTTCTGATGAAACAGATACAACAGCAAATGCTGAG ggAAGGCCATTCCAAGAGGTCTCTGAAAGTGAATCGGAGAACAATGACGTACCCAAGTCTAGTGATGAAGACCAGAATGATGAAATCAATACATTTGATGATGAAATCAATGAAGATAGTTCACTTCATTGGAAGGAAGAAGACATACAAGGGCTTATGCAAGATCTTAATGAACCTCTCCCAGACCCTCCTTATGAACAACCAATTTTAACTCGCATCAATTTTCTTCTACGTTGGCTGTGCTGTTTTATTTTATACTGGCAAGTTGTTACTCGTGTTAGTGATACAGCAGTGGAGTGGCTTCTTTTATTTCTCGGAAAGTTCTTTGAAAGTTTGGGGAACGGATTGGACTCTGAGCTTTTGAAGAACCttgtccttttttttccaaCGAGTATGTATATGTTGCACAGGATTGCTATGGTGCAAAAAGATGACTTTGAAAAATTTGTTGTCTGTTCAAAGTGTGCAAAACTATATCACTTGGATGAATgcttggaaagaaaatttggAACAGTTCTCCCAAAGCATTGCTCCAACATTCTGTTCCCTCTTGGCAAAGCTAAGCACTGTGGAACTAAGCTGGTTAACAAAGTCATCCTTAAAAATGGTGCCACTAGATTTTACCCAGTGAAGGTTTACTGCTGGAAGAGTATTATTAGCCAGTTAGAAAGTATTTTGCAACGAACAGGAATTCCAGAAGTTTGTGAACAGTGGCGGACAAGGCTAGTTGAAGAGGACATACTTGCAGATGTGTATGATGGGGACATATGGAAGAGTTTCAAGTGGAAAGATGGAAGTGACTTCTTTAGTGTGGAACGCCGCTATGGGTTAATGCTAAATGTCGATTGGTTTCAGCCATTTAAGCGCCGAAGTGATTATTCAGTTGGTGtcatttattttgttatcaTGAATTTGCCTCGTTCAGAAagatttaaatttgaaaacgtcATCCTTGGAGGTATTATTCCAGCACTGGACTGTGAACCAAAGCTGCACACATTTTTAAACCCATGTGTAGATGAGCTAAATGGATTGTGGAAGGGAGTTCGTGTCACTACCAGCCTCTCTATAGTTCCTTTAAAAGTGATTGCTGCTCTTCTTTGCGTTGCAGCAGACATTCCTGCCACGCGTAAAGTGTGTGGCTTCGTAGGACATTCTGCAAACAGAGCCTGCTCAAAATGTTTCAAGTTTTTTGGTGGTGGATTTAAACAAAAGAAGGACTTTTCAGGATTTAGTGATCGACTTTCATGGCCAAAGAGGGATGGAATGACTCACAAGAGAAATTGCGAAAAACTTCTAACTGCCAAAAGTAAGGCAGAATATGCAAGGCTATCACGAATGTATGGAGTTCATTTAAGTGCACTGACAAAACTTGAATATTTTGACTGTGTTCGCTTTCACGTCATTGACCCAATGCGTAACTTATTCCTCGGAACGGCTAAATACGTCTTCAAACTTTGGACTGAGAATGTGCTCAGCAAGGAGTAA
- the LOC138051366 gene encoding uncharacterized protein: MDPSNPLQERQLVLMETMNRRLESIQEGQKKLEEANASLRNENEMLRNQLERQQQTVHKSRRRKGRSQSNVEVPNDLRKRFRFVYKKMVEKKMTQGFIVTEEPLSERNQALFHKILEILKKENGGENCPWTDLQMEAQYFRYFKTIKERNQRIQTGTNEKHKEVCRRTRRLSSKLERRLSGYDLVKAKLSLQERKAYDDVLYIDYMSSEESDYEDQEDPITGENIKRLVGYTTRKLLWERSRLTSLKSKLDKLHVQNLTPHARQMLKPRRVGGVSSRPSPEGPSWAVRQPAADV; the protein is encoded by the exons ATGGATCCATCAAATCCACTTCAAGAAAGACAACTTGTGTTGATGGAAACGATGAATAGGAGGCTTGAGTCGATTCAAGAAGGACAGAAGAAATTGGAAGAGGCGAATGCAAGTCTTCGAAACGAAAATGAAATGTTGAGAAATCAACTGGAACGTCAACAACAGACAGTACACAAAAGCAGACGCAGGAAAGGACGATCACAGTCGAATGTAGAAGTTCCAAACGATTTAAGA aAGAGGTTTCGGTTTGTATATAAGAAGATGgtagaaaagaaaatgacacaaGGCTTCATTGTTACTGAAGA ACCACTGTCAGAGAGGAACCAGGctctttttcacaaaattctggaaattttgaaaaaagaaaatggtggAGAAAACTGTCCATGGACAGACTTGCAGATGGAAG CTCAATACTTTCGTTATTTCAAGACTATTAAGGAAAGGAACCAACGTATACAGACTGGAACTAATGAAAAGCATAAGGAGGTCTGCCGAAGAACAAGGCGTCTTTCAAGT AAGCTGGAAAGACGCCTGTCTGGGTATGACCTGGTCAAGGCTAAATTGTCTTTACAAGAAAGGAAGGCATATGATGATGTGCTCTACATAGACTACATGAGCAGTGAAGAATCCGATTACGAGGATCAGGAAGACCCCATAACAGGCGAAAATATTAAAAGATTGGTGGGCTATACTACCAGAAAGCTGCTATGGGAAAGGAGCAGGCTCACCAGTTTAAAATCCAAACTTGATAAGCTCCATGTGCAGAACCTAACACCTCATGCCAGGCAGATGCTGAAACCCAGACGGGTTGGAGGAGTCTCAAGTAGGCCTTCTCCTGAGGGTCCTTCATGGGCAGTGCGACAGCCAGCAGCTGATGTGTGA